In one window of Verrucomicrobiota bacterium DNA:
- a CDS encoding GDP-mannose 4,6-dehydratase, translated as MKALITGGAGFIGSHLAEGLLERGDSVSIIDDLSTGSIRNIEHLKPHTRFRYTIDSVMNLPVLAELVDAADVVFHLAAAVGVRLVVERPVSTIETNVQGTENVLACANKKRKKVLLASTSEVYGRSVRERFNEDDDLLIGPPTTGRWRYACSKLLDEFLALAYHKEKGLPVVIVRLFNTVGPRQTGEYGMVVPSFVRQALAGKPIQVYGDGEQSRCFCHVRDVVGALIKLAEHPEAIGQIFNIGNDREITIRQLAGEVKAVTGSKSDIVLVPYEDAYEEGFEDMRRRAPDIAKVRRLIGFEPKLDLTAIIEDVADHQRAME; from the coding sequence ATGAAGGCACTTATCACGGGCGGGGCGGGTTTCATTGGATCGCACCTGGCCGAGGGGCTGCTCGAACGCGGGGACTCGGTCTCGATCATTGACGATCTCTCGACAGGCAGCATCCGTAATATCGAGCACCTCAAGCCCCACACCCGGTTCCGCTACACGATCGACTCGGTGATGAACCTGCCCGTGCTCGCTGAGCTGGTGGACGCCGCCGACGTGGTGTTCCACCTCGCGGCGGCGGTCGGCGTGCGCCTCGTAGTCGAGCGGCCCGTGAGCACCATCGAGACCAACGTCCAGGGTACGGAGAACGTGCTGGCCTGCGCCAACAAGAAGCGCAAGAAGGTGCTGCTTGCCTCGACCTCCGAGGTCTACGGCCGCAGCGTGCGCGAGCGCTTCAACGAGGACGACGACCTGCTCATCGGCCCGCCCACGACGGGCCGGTGGCGCTACGCGTGCTCGAAGCTGCTCGACGAGTTCCTTGCGCTCGCCTACCACAAGGAGAAGGGGTTGCCCGTCGTCATCGTGCGGCTGTTCAACACCGTCGGTCCGCGCCAGACGGGCGAGTATGGCATGGTCGTGCCGAGCTTCGTGCGCCAGGCGCTCGCGGGCAAGCCGATCCAGGTCTACGGCGACGGCGAGCAGTCGCGCTGCTTCTGCCACGTGCGCGATGTTGTCGGCGCGCTCATCAAGCTCGCCGAGCACCCGGAGGCGATCGGCCAGATCTTCAACATCGGCAACGACCGCGAGATTACCATCCGGCAGCTCGCCGGGGAGGTCAAGGCGGTTACCGGCTCGAAGTCCGACATCGTGCTCGTGCCGTACGAAGACGCGTACGAGGAGGGCTTCGAAGACATGCGCCGCCGCGCGCCCGACATCGCCAAGGTGCGCCGGCTCATCGGCTTCGAGCCGAAGCTCGATCTCACGGCCATCATCGAGGACGTTGCCGACCACCAGCGCGCCATGGAGTAG
- a CDS encoding glycosyltransferase family 2 protein, which translates to MSSIDVSVVVPVRNERARLRECLNALIAQDYPAERMEVLVVDGRSDDGTRGIIKEFCMRHKRVRLLKNYHRTTAHGLNIGIKESRGRIIVRVDADLVVDPTCISEAVRSLDETGADSVAGVVLPKADGTFQRAMIGAICSAFSWGISSLRPRRRAKFIDSIPCGAYRREVFERIGLFDDDLKKYHSDELSCRLRQVGGTITMNPKIRATHRFRSNLAKLWERTVYDGMWRIRLFQKHFTFRYWRQFVPMLLVLSGIVALVTSVLGTFLKVHPLVIIRTVSYSLVGVYLVLAIGFSIETHIANRLRPNLWVPLTFLTYHTAFGWGMLCGVFRFVGRRGPRRHRIPRMISRR; encoded by the coding sequence GTGTCGAGCATAGACGTTTCCGTCGTCGTTCCCGTGCGCAACGAGCGTGCCCGCCTGCGTGAGTGCCTCAATGCGCTCATCGCCCAGGACTACCCGGCCGAGCGGATGGAGGTCCTTGTTGTCGACGGCCGGAGCGACGACGGCACGCGCGGCATCATCAAGGAGTTCTGCATGCGCCACAAGCGCGTGCGGCTGCTCAAGAACTACCACCGGACCACGGCCCACGGCCTGAACATCGGCATCAAGGAATCACGCGGGCGCATCATCGTGCGCGTCGATGCTGATCTCGTCGTTGACCCGACATGTATCTCGGAAGCCGTCCGCTCACTGGACGAAACGGGTGCCGACAGCGTCGCCGGCGTCGTGCTGCCCAAGGCGGACGGGACCTTTCAACGTGCCATGATCGGCGCGATCTGCAGCGCGTTCTCGTGGGGGATCAGCTCGCTGCGGCCGCGGCGCCGGGCCAAGTTCATCGACAGCATCCCGTGTGGCGCCTACCGGCGCGAGGTCTTTGAGCGGATCGGCCTGTTCGACGACGATCTGAAGAAGTACCACAGCGACGAGCTGAGCTGCCGGCTGCGCCAGGTGGGCGGCACGATCACCATGAACCCCAAGATCCGCGCCACGCACCGCTTCCGCTCCAACCTGGCCAAGCTTTGGGAGCGCACGGTCTACGACGGGATGTGGCGCATCCGGCTGTTCCAGAAGCACTTCACGTTCCGCTATTGGCGCCAGTTCGTGCCGATGCTCCTGGTGCTGTCGGGCATCGTCGCGCTGGTCACAAGCGTTCTGGGCACCTTCCTCAAGGTGCACCCGCTCGTGATCATACGCACGGTCTCCTATTCGCTTGTCGGCGTCTACCTGGTGCTCGCCATCGGGTTTTCCATCGAGACGCACATCGCCAACCGCCTCCGGCCAAACCTCTGGGTCCCGCTCACGTTCCTGACGTATCATACAGCGTTCGGCTGGGGCATGCTGTGCGGCGTGTTCCGATTCGTCGGCCGGCGTGGCCCGCGCCGCCACCGGATCCCAAGGATGATTTCGCGCCGATAG
- a CDS encoding hydroxyacid dehydrogenase, protein MNVLIADKFPEQYVGELKKLGCTVTLNAELGRDDLPAAAKDAHVLIVRSTEVRKPTIDAAGNLMLIVRAGAGYDTIDADRAAERGIYVANCPGKNSVAVAELTIGLILALDRRIPDCVAELRAGKWNKKEYSKADGLQGKTIGIVGLGQIGIEVLKRAVGLGLKPVVWSRSLTAERATELGVVQCLTLEELAQRSDIVTVHLARTAETQHVIGKRFFALMRPKAIFIHTARGGIVDEVALHEAVKTKGIRAGLDVFEDEPKPATADYAKALLAEPGVYGTHHIGASTTQAQNAIAAEAVRIVRGFIETGSVPNCVNLAKESPARWQLVVRHFDKVGVLANVLSTLKEQHINVQEMENIIFVGAKAACAKIKLDSKPGHGVLDELAGRADEIIHVDLIELA, encoded by the coding sequence ATGAATGTCCTGATCGCCGATAAGTTCCCTGAGCAGTACGTTGGCGAGCTCAAGAAGCTCGGCTGCACGGTCACGCTGAACGCCGAGCTGGGGCGCGACGACCTGCCCGCGGCGGCGAAGGACGCGCACGTGCTCATCGTGCGCTCGACTGAGGTGCGCAAGCCGACGATCGACGCGGCCGGGAACCTCATGCTTATCGTCCGCGCGGGCGCGGGCTACGACACGATCGACGCCGACCGGGCCGCCGAGCGCGGTATCTACGTCGCCAACTGCCCGGGCAAGAACTCAGTCGCGGTCGCCGAGCTCACCATTGGCCTCATCCTCGCGCTCGACCGGCGCATCCCCGATTGCGTCGCGGAACTGCGCGCGGGCAAGTGGAACAAGAAGGAGTACAGCAAGGCCGACGGGCTGCAGGGCAAGACGATCGGCATCGTCGGGCTGGGCCAGATCGGCATCGAGGTGCTCAAGCGTGCCGTCGGGCTGGGGCTCAAGCCGGTCGTCTGGTCGCGCTCGCTTACGGCCGAGCGCGCCACCGAGCTCGGCGTGGTTCAGTGCCTCACACTCGAGGAACTCGCCCAGCGCAGCGACATCGTCACCGTGCATCTGGCTCGCACGGCCGAGACGCAGCACGTGATCGGCAAACGCTTCTTCGCGCTCATGCGGCCGAAGGCGATCTTCATTCATACCGCTCGCGGCGGCATTGTCGACGAGGTCGCGCTGCACGAGGCGGTCAAGACCAAGGGCATCCGCGCCGGCCTCGACGTATTCGAGGACGAGCCCAAACCCGCCACGGCCGACTACGCCAAGGCGTTGCTCGCCGAGCCCGGCGTGTACGGCACGCACCATATCGGCGCCTCGACTACCCAGGCCCAGAACGCCATTGCCGCCGAGGCGGTGCGCATCGTGCGCGGCTTCATCGAGACCGGCAGCGTGCCCAACTGCGTCAACCTCGCGAAGGAATCGCCTGCGCGCTGGCAGCTCGTCGTGCGCCATTTCGACAAGGTCGGCGTGCTCGCCAACGTGCTGAGCACGCTCAAGGAGCAGCACATCAACGTGCAGGAGATGGAGAACATCATCTTCGTCGGCGCCAAAGCCGCCTGCGCCAAGATCAAACTCGACAGCAAGCCCGGCCACGGTGTCCTCGACGAGCTCGCGGGACGCGCCGACGAGATCATCCACGTTGACCTGATCGAGCTGGCGTAG
- a CDS encoding PEP-CTERM sorting domain-containing protein: MKKLVLILMVLAIPALASAGTTWYDTFGFEPGVDPTMMTPDFTLTPLNGQGNWPQAAGPWAGVGNGPGGVTPMVVFDPLALQGQCVELNVGDTQGDQSGMDIGINDPLAAGYQVVTVSFDILRLQPATQNLWWYWWDAGTPTYGLQWDLAQATLPFGWNPGAGQAPNVVGTWANLTMTWDFTTMTTSSWYNGVAVDVNIPMPGDITTLTGWGIWLQHDNDSGKGSDVVWIDNFAITVDAQIPEPSMFLLAGFGLLPLLRRKK; this comes from the coding sequence ATGAAGAAACTCGTACTCATCCTCATGGTGCTGGCTATTCCAGCGCTCGCGTCAGCCGGGACGACCTGGTACGACACCTTCGGGTTCGAGCCAGGGGTCGATCCGACAATGATGACGCCCGACTTTACCCTCACCCCACTCAATGGCCAGGGCAACTGGCCACAGGCCGCTGGGCCTTGGGCGGGCGTGGGCAACGGTCCGGGCGGCGTGACACCGATGGTTGTGTTTGACCCGCTCGCCCTCCAGGGTCAGTGCGTCGAGCTCAATGTCGGCGACACGCAGGGCGATCAGTCGGGCATGGATATCGGGATCAACGATCCTCTGGCCGCTGGCTACCAGGTCGTCACGGTCAGCTTCGACATTCTGCGGCTTCAGCCCGCCACCCAGAACCTCTGGTGGTACTGGTGGGATGCGGGAACACCCACCTATGGGCTGCAGTGGGACCTTGCGCAGGCCACGCTCCCGTTCGGCTGGAATCCCGGCGCGGGACAGGCACCGAACGTCGTCGGCACGTGGGCGAACCTGACGATGACGTGGGACTTCACCACCATGACCACTTCGTCGTGGTACAACGGCGTGGCGGTGGACGTGAATATCCCGATGCCCGGCGACATCACGACGCTGACCGGGTGGGGCATCTGGCTCCAGCATGATAATGACAGCGGCAAAGGATCCGACGTCGTATGGATCGACAACTTCGCGATCACTGTCGACGCGCAGATTCCTGAGCCGAGCATGTTCCTGCTGGCCGGCTTCGGTCTGCTGCCGTTGCTGCGCCGGAAGAAGTAG
- a CDS encoding GHMP kinase gives MIISRTPFRVSFAGGGTDLRAFYQHEAGAVISTTIDKYMYLTVNERFDHTVRVSYSKTEIVEIADEVEHPLVREALKKAGITNGIEITSISDIPAGTGFGSSSSFTVGLLNALYAYTGTYAPPERLAQEACEIEIDIVGEPIGKQDQYIAAYGGLQYIRFNPDESVFVDPVVCSAELKHSLGDRLLLFYTGITRSASEILTEQKKQTGNKIEFLRRMAHLAGEIRRVFQEGRDLDEFGELLHEGWMLKRELASGISNETIDAAYDRACAAGALGGKILGAGGGGFLLVYARQDKHPEIKKALAELRQIPVDLEPQGTKIVHVS, from the coding sequence GTGATCATCTCGAGGACACCGTTCCGCGTCTCATTCGCCGGCGGCGGGACCGACCTGCGTGCCTTCTACCAGCACGAGGCCGGCGCCGTCATCTCCACGACGATCGACAAGTACATGTATCTCACTGTCAACGAGCGCTTCGACCACACGGTCCGCGTGAGCTACTCAAAGACCGAGATCGTCGAGATCGCCGATGAGGTCGAGCACCCGCTCGTGCGCGAGGCGCTCAAGAAGGCCGGCATCACCAACGGCATCGAGATCACCTCGATCTCCGACATCCCGGCCGGCACAGGCTTCGGCTCGTCGTCGAGCTTCACCGTCGGGCTGCTCAACGCGCTCTACGCCTACACGGGCACCTATGCGCCGCCCGAGCGGCTCGCGCAAGAAGCGTGCGAGATCGAGATCGACATCGTCGGCGAGCCGATCGGCAAGCAGGACCAGTACATCGCCGCCTATGGAGGCCTGCAGTACATCCGGTTCAACCCCGACGAGAGTGTCTTCGTCGATCCCGTGGTCTGTTCCGCCGAGCTGAAGCACTCGCTGGGCGACCGGCTGCTGCTCTTCTACACAGGCATCACGCGCTCGGCGAGCGAGATCCTGACGGAGCAGAAAAAGCAAACGGGCAACAAGATCGAGTTCCTTCGCCGGATGGCACACCTGGCCGGCGAGATCCGCCGTGTCTTCCAGGAGGGCCGCGATCTCGACGAGTTCGGTGAGCTCCTGCACGAAGGCTGGATGCTCAAACGCGAGTTGGCGAGCGGCATCTCGAACGAGACGATTGACGCCGCCTACGACCGTGCGTGTGCGGCGGGCGCCTTGGGCGGCAAGATCCTCGGCGCCGGCGGCGGCGGATTCCTGCTGGTCTACGCTCGCCAGGACAAGCACCCGGAGATCAAGAAGGCCCTCGCCGAGCTGCGCCAGATTCCCGTCGATCTCGAGCCGCAGGGCACGAAAATCGTCCACGTCTCCTGA